The proteins below are encoded in one region of Marinobacter sp. F4206:
- a CDS encoding VWA domain-containing protein, protein MSDKELRPKSDKQSIDQFIHQVQKMPKGGAGQGRLIFALDATASREATWDQACHLQSELFMATRDLGGLAIQLCYYRGFGEFKATKFVTGTDQLLNLMNGVFCLGGRTQISKVLAHALKETRQEAVKAVVFIGDCCEEPVDALCHTAGELGMLRTPVFMFHEGDDAHARAVFQQVSKLSGGAYAPFDRNSPQVLKDLMAAVAVYASGGAKALEDFSSRSSAAVKRLTKQIR, encoded by the coding sequence ATGTCCGACAAAGAGCTACGCCCCAAATCCGATAAACAGTCCATCGACCAGTTTATCCATCAGGTCCAGAAAATGCCCAAGGGTGGCGCAGGGCAGGGCCGGTTGATATTCGCCCTGGATGCTACCGCGAGCCGGGAGGCGACCTGGGATCAGGCGTGCCACCTGCAAAGCGAGTTGTTCATGGCAACCCGGGATCTGGGCGGTTTGGCTATTCAGCTGTGCTACTACCGGGGCTTTGGCGAATTTAAGGCGACGAAGTTCGTCACCGGGACCGACCAGCTCCTGAACCTTATGAATGGCGTGTTCTGCCTGGGTGGCCGCACCCAGATCAGTAAGGTACTGGCGCACGCACTTAAGGAAACCCGGCAAGAAGCCGTGAAAGCGGTGGTGTTTATCGGCGACTGCTGTGAGGAACCGGTGGACGCGCTCTGCCATACTGCCGGCGAGCTGGGCATGCTGAGAACCCCTGTGTTCATGTTCCACGAAGGCGACGATGCCCATGCCCGGGCGGTATTCCAGCAGGTGAGCAAGCTGTCCGGAGGTGCCTACGCGCCGTTTGATCGCAACAGCCCGCAGGTGCTCAAGGATCTTATGGCCGCTGTGGCGGTCTATGCCTCCGGGGGAGCCAAGGCCCTGGAGGATTTTTCCAGCCGCAGCTCGGCGGCAGTGAAGCGTCTGACCAAGCAGATTCGATAA